A window from Osmia lignaria lignaria isolate PbOS001 chromosome 8, iyOsmLign1, whole genome shotgun sequence encodes these proteins:
- the LOC117606554 gene encoding dnaJ homolog subfamily C member 8, translated as MAATNSSIPSDNPTKKEDEFNEFYTEVKEIEKRDSVLTPKQQIDRLLRPGSSYFNLNPFEVLQIDPSTSIDEIKKKYRRMSILVHPDKNQDDAERAQQAFEIVNKAWKTLENEETRAKCMDVIEEAKARTDHMIAEKKKKLKKEGKTDSGAILEEETDEGYRHAVWVMTMKLFADMERRRRELATRDAEQRKRKREEELSAEAQAALEREWQKNFEESRQSRVDSWKAFQSGSSATKQKKAKKLKAFRPPKTKAESR; from the exons ATGGCTGCTACCAACTCGAGTATACCCAGTGATAATCCAACAAAGAAGGAGGATGAATTCAACGAATTTTATACAGAA gtgaaagaaatagaaaaaagggATTCAGTATTGACTCCCAAGCAACAAATTGATAGATTACTTCGGCCTGGATCATCTTATTTTAACTTAAACCCTTTTGAGGTATTGCAAATTGATCCATCAACTTCTATAGATGAgatcaagaagaaatatcgacgt atgTCAATACTTGTCCATCCTGATAAAAATCAGGATGATGCAGAACGTGCACAACAAGCATTTGAAA TTGTAAATAAAGCATGGAAAACATTAGAGAATGAAGAAACCAGAGCAAAATGTATGGATGTTATTGAAGAAGCCAAAGCTCGGACTGACCACATG ATTgcggagaaaaaaaagaaattgaaaaaagagggaaaaacaGATAGTGGAGCTATACTTGAAGAAGAAACAGACGAAGGTTACAGACATGCAGTCTGGGTCATGACAATGAAGCTTTTCGCTGACATGGAGCGTCGAAG AAGAGAATTAGCTACTAGAGATGCGGAGCAGCGTaaaagaaaacgagaagaagaattatccgCGGAAGCGCAAGCTGCGTTAGAACGTGAGTGGCAAAAAAATTTCGAAGAATCTCGACAATCAAGAGTCGACAGTTGGAAAGCTTTCCAATCTGGTAGTAGTGCTACAAAACAAAAGAAAGCTAAGAAACTGAAGGCTTTCAGGCCACCCAAGACGAAAGCAGAATCTCGATAA